From Macaca fascicularis isolate 582-1 chromosome 14, T2T-MFA8v1.1, a single genomic window includes:
- the LOC102140278 gene encoding olfactory receptor 5AN1: protein MTRGGNITEITYFVLLGFSDFPRIITVLFTTFLVIYITSLAWNLSLIVLIRMDSHLHTPMYFFLSNLSFIDVCYISSTVPKMLSNFSQEEKTITFVGCIIQYFIFSTMGLSESCLMTAMAYDRYAAICNPLLYSSIMSPTLCVWMVLGAYMTGLTASLSQIGALLQLHFCGSNVIRHFFCDMPQLLILSCTDTFFVQVMTAVLTMFFGIASALVIMISYGYIGISIMKITSAKGRSKAFNTCASHLTAVSLFYSSGIFVYLSSSSGGSSSFDRFASVFYTVVIPMLNPLIYSLRNKEIKDALKRLQKRRCC from the coding sequence ATGACTAGGGGAGGAAATATTACAGAAATCACATATTTCGTCCTGCTGGGATTCTCAGATTTTCCCAGGATCATAACAGTGCTCTTCACTACATTCCTGGTGATCTACATTACATCTCTGGCCTGGAACCTGTCCCTCATTGTTTTAATAAGGATGGATTCCCACCTCCATACACCCATGTATTTCTTCCTCAGTAACCTGTCCTTCATAGATGTCTGCTATATCAGCTCCACAGTTCCCAAGATGCTCTCCAACTTctcacaggaagagaaaactatCACTTTTGTTGGTTGTATTATTCAGTACTTTATCTTTTCAACAATGGGACTGAGTGAGTCTTGTCTCATGACGGCCATGGCTTATGATCGTTATGCCGCCATTTGTAATCCCCTGCTCTATTCATCCATCATGTCACCCACCCTCTGTGTTTGGATGGTACTGGGAGCCTACATGACTGGCCTCACCGCTTCTTTATCCCAAATTGGTGCTTTGCTTCAACTCCACTTCTGTGGGTCTAATGTCATCAGACATTTCTTCTGTGATATGCCCCAACTGTTAATCTTGTCCTGTACTGACACTTTCTTTGTACAGGTCATGACTGCTGTATTAACCATGTTCTTTGGGATAGCAAGTGCCCTAGTTATCATGATCTCCTATGGCTATATTGGCATCTCCATCATGAAGATCACTTCAGCTAAAGGCAGGTCCAAGGCATTCAACACCTGTGCTTCTCATCTAACAGCTGTTTCCCTCTTCTATTCATCAGGAATCTTTGTCTATTTGAGTTCCAGCTCTGGAGGTTCTTCCAGCTTTGACAGATTTGCATCAGTTTTCTACACCGTGGTCATTCCCATGTTAAATCCCTTGATTTACAGTTTGAGgaacaaagaaattaaagatgccTTGAAGAGGTTGCAAAAGAGAAGGTGCTGCTGA